The following proteins are encoded in a genomic region of Liolophura sinensis isolate JHLJ2023 chromosome 7, CUHK_Ljap_v2, whole genome shotgun sequence:
- the LOC135469991 gene encoding transmembrane protein 168-like: MIIDADDCSNSTTSTMPKTTQYAHSVMALLVRLFNLLKHLIRTRLKLNIHLVGYLSTACLLGGLGVNLYTSWTVLENVVTLLVICGGLILRYCFTWEKLGQAVLHIWLGGVLGMVVFSQPLHLSKEESYNYTNTITNDLFLVSLSFNCLWNVIEVVFSLTTEETVLLSNVEIYEVVGLAVGALAAPEADPLVWFLLITAFCFTTVSIRLKSLLGILNLFTLLVVSSMFLFPLLNPINLYGISCFAGRIAILSIKDLLFSGSTSLDRWTVILSRSKVIRHLGILTIFLMKMALCPLTGVLAYSHKEWYIVVPIFFVCVFIWLCFHVISFISVWNLMVKITDCNITHTNLSITEDGAKSMNRVMSSKGVRHFALISQRLLCLRLVMTLVLLAIGWETRTGLSLTLGLIILPLDSMAVSLFHNLGSYLGGTCTGFGLVAPANLLSPSSGAKLLTPHAFQEIGSRSTTIINLVQRFFAYHMIDSYGCDYSTSGLTLEYVNNKLRAFFDRHTSDGPRFDTYIVYYSGDVYDNGNWALAGNVSLSLDAILEWWQEKNRGSGARLLLVLDTLHSYHWARQVSYVKDAFVAVQTCKFLPQLDPEASTECGIGDFTLDWIDYNSGKSPSVTRSLKGRPIQSVFGVSRVWTDFSFHLPTEHDFAQHWDNNFPKLTRPLIRAVNFPQAGSLCCCSDCVTRWVKRKKMRWLPPKEIDTGHGFKLVRS; this comes from the exons ATGATCATAGATGCTGATGATTGCAGTAATTCCACAACATCCACAATGCCCAAAACCACCCAGTATGCCCATTCAGTGATGGCTTTACTGGTTCGTTTGTTCAATTTACTGAAACATCTAATTAGAACCAGGTTAAAGTTGAACATTCACTTAGTGGGCTACCTGTCAACAGCCTGCCTCCTTGGTGGATTGGGAGTAAATTTGTACACCTCCTGGACAGTGCTGGAGAATGTAGTGACCTTGCTGGTGATTTGCGGTGGACTGATTCTAAGGTACTGCTTTACCTGGGAGAAGCTCGGACAAGCAGTGCTGCACATATGGCTTGGGGGCGTGCTGGGCATGGTGGTGTTTTCCCAGCCTCTGCACCTGAGCAAGGAAGAAAGCTACAATTACACCAACACAATCACCAATGACTTATTTCTTGTATCTCTTAGCTTCAACTGCTTATGGAATGTTATAGAAGTTGTATTTAGCCTAACGACTGAAGAGACTGTATTACTGTCAAATGTGGAAATATATGAAGTCGTGGGATTAGCAGTGGGAGCTTTGGCAGCACCAGAGGCTGATCCTCTTGTCTGGTTCCTACTCATAACAGCTTTCTGTTTTACAACAGTCTCAATAAGATTGAAGTCACTACTTGGCATACTTAATCTTTTCACTCTTCTTGTTGTATCTAGTATGTTCCTTTTTCCATTGCTAAATCCCATTAATCTGTACGGGATCTCCTGCTTTGCTGGAAGGATTGCGATTCTGTCTATAAAAGATCTACTTTTCTCTGGATCTACAAGCCTGGACAGGTGGACTGTTATTTTGTCAAGGTCTAAAGTAATAAGACATCTTGGAATACTAACCATTTTCCTGATGAAGATGGCCTTGTGTCCGTTGACAGGGGTGCTAGCATACAGTCACAAGGAGTGGTACATAGTGGTTccaatattttttgtgtgtgtatttatctgGCTCTGTTTCCATGTGATTTCATTCATAAGTGTCTGGAATCTAATGGTGAAGATCACAGATTGTAATATCACCCACACGAACCTGAGCATCACGGAGGACGGGGCAAAGAGCATGAACCGGGTCATGTCCTCTAAAGGTGTGCGCCATTTTGCTTTGATCTCACAGCGATTGCTGTGCCTGAGACTGGTGATGACGCTGGTGCTGCTTGCCATAGGCTGGGAAACAAGAACCGGTTTAAGCCTGACATTAGGGCTAATCATCCTTCCACTAGACAGTATGGCTGTCAGTCTCTTCCATAACCTGGGCTCCTACTTGGGAGGGACATGCACAGGGTTTGGGCTCGTCGCACCTGCAAACCTGCTCAG TCCTTCATCTGGTGCTAAACTGCTAACTCCACATGCTTTTCAAGAAATCGGGTCCCGTTCCACTACCATCATTAACCTGGTACAGAGGTTCTTTGCTTATCACATGATAGACTCTTATGGATGTGACTATTCCACAAGTGGGCTGACTCTTGAATATGTCAACAACAAGCTGAGAGCATTTTTCGATCGGCACACCAGTGATGGTCCCCGGTTTGATACCTACATAGTGTACTACAGTGGAGATGTATATGACAATGGTAACTGGGCCTTAGCAG GTAATGTCTCTCTAAGTCTGGACGCAATATTGGAGTGGTGGCAGGAGAAGAACAGGGGTTCTGGTGCACGTCTCCTGTTGGTCCTAGATACACTGCACTCTTACCACTGGGCCAGACAGGTTTCCTATGTTAAAGATGCCTTTGTCGCTGTCCAAACCTGCAAGTTCCTTCCCCAACTCGACCCTGAGGCAAGCACAGAGTGTGGGATAGGAGATTTCACCCTTGACTGGATTGACTACAACTCTGGCAAGTCACCTTCTGTGACACGGTCACTCAAAGGGAGACCCATTCAGTCTGTGTTCGGAGTTTCCCGCGTATGGACGGACTTCTCGTTCCACCTTCCCACAGAGCATGATTTCGCCCAGCATTGGGACAACAACTTTCCAAAGCTGACACGCCCTCTTATTCGGGCGGTAAACTTTCCACAGGCTGGTAGCTTGTGCTGCTGCAGTGACTGTGTTACACGGTGGGTTAAGCGTAAAAAGATGAGGTGGCTGCCACCCAAAGAAATTGACACTGGTCATGGTTTCAAGCTTGTACGCTcatag